In the Elioraea tepida genome, one interval contains:
- the ilvC gene encoding ketol-acid reductoisomerase: MRVYYDRDADVNLIKGRKVAVIGYGSQGHAHANNLKDSGVAEVVVGLRRGSAGVAKAEGAGFKVMDPADAAKWADVVMVLTPDEGQGELYREKLGPNMKEGAALMFAHGFNIHFNLIEPRPDMDVLMVAPKGPGHTVRSEYQRGGGVPCLVAVAQNASGNALELGLSYASAIGGGRAGIIETTFKEECETDLFGEQVVLCGGLVELIKAGYETLVEAGYAPEMAYFECLHEVKLIVDLIYEGGIANMNYSISNTAEYGEYVSGPRIITAETKAEMKRVLEDITSGRFAREWMLENKVNQASFKSMRRKLAEHPIEEVGEKLRAMMPWIKKNALVDRSRN, from the coding sequence ATGCGCGTCTACTACGACCGCGATGCCGACGTGAACCTCATCAAGGGCAGGAAGGTCGCCGTGATCGGCTACGGCAGCCAGGGTCATGCCCACGCCAACAATCTCAAGGACAGCGGTGTCGCCGAGGTCGTGGTGGGCTTGCGCCGCGGCTCGGCTGGAGTGGCCAAGGCGGAGGGCGCCGGCTTCAAGGTGATGGACCCGGCGGATGCGGCAAAATGGGCCGATGTGGTGATGGTGCTCACCCCGGATGAAGGCCAAGGCGAGCTCTACCGCGAGAAGCTCGGCCCCAACATGAAGGAAGGCGCGGCGTTGATGTTCGCGCACGGCTTCAACATCCACTTCAACCTGATCGAGCCGCGCCCCGACATGGATGTGCTTATGGTCGCGCCGAAGGGCCCTGGCCACACGGTGCGCAGCGAGTATCAGCGCGGTGGCGGCGTGCCCTGCCTCGTGGCGGTGGCGCAGAACGCCTCCGGCAACGCGCTCGAGCTCGGCCTCTCCTACGCCTCCGCGATCGGCGGCGGCCGGGCTGGCATCATCGAAACCACTTTCAAGGAGGAGTGCGAAACCGACCTGTTCGGCGAGCAGGTGGTGCTCTGCGGCGGGCTCGTCGAGCTGATCAAGGCGGGCTATGAGACCCTCGTCGAGGCCGGTTACGCCCCCGAGATGGCGTATTTCGAGTGCCTGCACGAGGTGAAGCTGATCGTCGACCTGATCTACGAGGGCGGCATCGCCAACATGAACTACTCGATCAGCAACACCGCAGAGTACGGCGAATACGTGAGCGGGCCGCGCATCATCACCGCCGAGACCAAGGCCGAGATGAAGCGCGTGCTGGAGGACATCACCTCGGGCCGTTTCGCGCGCGAGTGGATGCTCGAGAACAAGGTGAACCAGGCCTCGTTCAAGTCGATGCGACGCAAGCTCGCCGAGCACCCGATCGAGGAGGTTGGCGAGAAGCTCCGCGCCATGATGCCCTGGATCAAGAAGAACGCGCTCGTGGACCGGAGCCGGAACTGA
- a CDS encoding 2-isopropylmalate synthase, producing MSEQSNAADQPVIDHPSFGRLDPARVIVFDTTLRDGEQSPGFSMNLEEKLRMAEALEDLGVDVMEAGFAIASPGDFEAVKAIAAKIQGAVVCSLARSARADIDAAGEALKPARRKRIHTFISTSPLHMKYKLQMSPEAVLEAVTASVTQARGYTDDVEWSAEDGSRTEPDFLCRCVEAAIKAGATTINIPDTVGYAVPEEFGAIFRMLRERVPGAERVVLSAHCHNDLGLAVANTLAAVKAGARQIECTINGVGERAGNAALEELAMALRTRHDALPFTHGIVTQNITRTSRLLATITGFDVQPNKAIVGRNAFAHEAGIHQDGMLKHAGTYEIMTPESVGLAKSSLVLGKHSGRAAFRDKLKQLGYGEIGDNALNDAFQRFKRLADAKKVVFDEDIIALVDDEVVRAHDAIRFVSLEVWAGSKGPQRAVLELDIDGETRMAEATGDGPVDATFKAIRSLFPHEAELKLYSVAAVTEGTDAQAKVTVRLEENGKLVDGQGADTDTLVASARAYVHALNKLLVKRARTAPAALSA from the coding sequence ATGAGTGAGCAGTCCAACGCCGCGGATCAGCCCGTCATCGACCACCCTTCCTTCGGCCGTCTCGACCCGGCCCGCGTGATCGTCTTCGACACCACGCTTCGGGACGGCGAGCAGAGCCCGGGCTTCTCGATGAACCTCGAGGAGAAGCTGCGCATGGCGGAGGCGCTCGAGGATCTCGGCGTCGACGTGATGGAGGCAGGGTTCGCGATCGCCTCTCCCGGCGACTTCGAGGCGGTGAAGGCGATCGCGGCGAAGATCCAAGGTGCGGTCGTCTGCAGCCTGGCACGGTCGGCGCGTGCGGATATCGATGCCGCGGGTGAGGCGCTGAAGCCGGCCCGGCGCAAGCGGATCCACACCTTCATCAGCACCTCGCCCCTGCACATGAAGTACAAGCTGCAGATGTCGCCGGAGGCGGTGCTCGAGGCCGTCACCGCCTCTGTCACGCAGGCACGGGGCTACACCGACGATGTCGAGTGGTCGGCCGAGGACGGCTCCCGGACCGAGCCGGACTTCCTCTGCCGCTGCGTGGAGGCAGCGATCAAGGCGGGGGCGACCACGATCAACATCCCCGACACGGTGGGCTACGCCGTGCCGGAGGAGTTCGGCGCGATCTTCCGCATGCTGCGCGAGCGTGTGCCAGGGGCGGAGAGGGTGGTCCTCTCGGCCCACTGCCACAACGATCTCGGCCTTGCCGTCGCCAACACCCTCGCCGCGGTGAAGGCCGGAGCCCGCCAGATCGAATGCACCATCAACGGCGTCGGCGAGCGCGCGGGCAATGCCGCGCTCGAGGAGCTCGCGATGGCACTGCGCACGCGGCACGACGCCTTGCCCTTCACCCATGGGATCGTGACGCAGAACATCACCCGAACCTCGCGCCTGCTCGCCACCATCACCGGCTTCGACGTGCAGCCGAACAAGGCCATTGTCGGGCGGAACGCCTTTGCCCACGAGGCGGGGATCCACCAGGACGGCATGCTCAAGCACGCCGGCACCTACGAGATCATGACGCCCGAGAGTGTCGGCCTCGCCAAATCCTCGCTCGTGCTCGGCAAGCACTCGGGCCGGGCGGCGTTCCGCGACAAGCTCAAGCAGCTCGGCTATGGCGAGATCGGCGACAACGCGCTGAACGACGCCTTCCAGCGCTTCAAGCGGCTTGCGGACGCGAAGAAGGTGGTGTTCGACGAGGACATCATCGCGCTTGTCGATGACGAGGTGGTTCGGGCGCACGACGCCATACGCTTCGTCTCGCTCGAGGTCTGGGCCGGCTCGAAGGGGCCGCAGCGTGCGGTTCTCGAGCTCGACATCGACGGCGAGACGCGGATGGCGGAGGCGACCGGTGACGGGCCGGTGGACGCGACCTTCAAGGCGATCCGCTCGCTCTTTCCGCACGAGGCCGAGCTCAAGCTCTACTCGGTCGCGGCAGTGACCGAGGGCACCGACGCCCAGGCGAAGGTGACCGTCCGGCTCGAGGAGAACGGCAAGCTGGTGGACGGGCAGGGGGCGGACACCGACACGCTGGTCGCCTCCGCCCGCGCCTATGTGCACGCTCTGAACAAGCTTCTCGTCAAGCGCGCCCGGACGGCCCCGGCGGCACTCTCGGCCTGA
- a CDS encoding hydroxyacid dehydrogenase, translating to MPHVLLAGPLHRAGLTLLEEREDLTIEMLSPDDGRFASRAPDADAVLVWLEPITEALLERCPKLKVVARYGVGYDTVDIAACTARGIPVAVSNGANDLSVAEHAMMLMLAVARRTVAFDQRVRAGGWRFGPMPPMHELAGRSVLVIGYGRIGTRVARLCQAFGMKVFVHDPAFPTPRIAADGHTPAPDWKAVLPEIDVLTLHCPLTPATRGMVDAEAFRLMKPSAWLINTARGGVVDEPALVEALRSGRIAAAGLDVLAVEPPPKDHPLFAMENVVLSPHNAASPDECLAKMAVRSARNILDVFDGTIDPGFLVNPEVLRRNA from the coding sequence ATGCCGCATGTCCTGCTCGCCGGCCCGTTGCACCGTGCGGGTCTCACCCTGCTCGAGGAGCGCGAGGACCTCACGATCGAGATGCTGAGCCCCGATGACGGTCGCTTCGCCTCCCGCGCGCCGGATGCCGATGCGGTCCTGGTCTGGCTCGAGCCGATCACCGAGGCTTTGCTCGAGCGCTGCCCCAAGCTGAAGGTCGTGGCGCGCTACGGCGTCGGCTACGACACGGTCGATATCGCCGCCTGCACCGCGCGCGGCATTCCCGTCGCCGTCTCCAACGGCGCCAACGACCTCTCGGTGGCGGAGCATGCGATGATGCTGATGCTCGCGGTGGCGCGTCGGACGGTCGCGTTCGACCAGAGGGTGCGCGCGGGCGGCTGGCGCTTCGGGCCGATGCCGCCGATGCACGAGCTCGCCGGCCGATCGGTCCTCGTCATCGGCTACGGCAGGATCGGGACGCGCGTCGCGCGGCTGTGCCAAGCCTTTGGCATGAAGGTGTTCGTGCACGACCCGGCCTTTCCGACGCCGCGGATCGCCGCCGACGGGCACACGCCCGCGCCCGACTGGAAGGCCGTCCTGCCCGAGATCGACGTGCTGACGCTTCACTGCCCGCTCACGCCTGCCACGCGCGGCATGGTGGATGCCGAGGCCTTCAGGCTGATGAAGCCCTCCGCGTGGCTGATCAACACCGCCCGCGGCGGCGTGGTGGACGAGCCCGCGCTCGTCGAGGCGCTGCGGTCCGGCAGGATCGCCGCAGCCGGCCTCGATGTGCTCGCGGTCGAGCCGCCGCCGAAGGACCACCCGTTGTTCGCGATGGAGAACGTCGTGCTCTCGCCGCACAACGCCGCCTCGCCCGACGAGTGCCTCGCCAAGATGGCGGTGCGGTCGGCGCGGAACATCCTCGACGTGTTCGACGGCACGATCGACCCGGGCTTCCTGGTCAACCCCGAGGTGTTGCGACGGAACGCCTGA
- the ilvN gene encoding acetolactate synthase small subunit, which yields MTEATTRQAVMAVLVENEAGVLARVIGLFSGRGYNIDSLTVAPVDEAKNLSRITIVTSGTPMVIEQIKAQLDRLVPVHKVADLTLEGPHIAREMALIKVAGTGERRVEALRIADAFRARVVDATTESFVFEMTGATDKLDAFIGLMRPLGLVEVSRTGVVAIARGPKGI from the coding sequence ATGACGGAAGCGACGACCCGCCAGGCGGTGATGGCCGTGCTCGTGGAGAACGAGGCGGGCGTTCTCGCCCGGGTGATCGGCCTGTTCTCGGGCCGCGGCTACAACATCGACAGCCTGACCGTCGCGCCGGTGGACGAGGCGAAGAACCTCAGCCGGATCACCATCGTCACCTCCGGCACGCCGATGGTGATCGAGCAGATCAAGGCCCAGCTCGACCGGCTCGTGCCGGTGCACAAGGTGGCCGACCTCACGCTCGAGGGGCCGCACATTGCCCGCGAGATGGCGCTGATCAAGGTGGCGGGAACCGGCGAGCGGCGGGTCGAGGCCCTGCGCATCGCCGATGCCTTCCGCGCCCGTGTGGTCGATGCGACGACGGAAAGCTTCGTCTTCGAGATGACGGGGGCGACCGACAAGCTCGACGCCTTCATCGGCCTGATGCGGCCTCTGGGCCTCGTCGAGGTGAGCCGCACGGGCGTGGTCGCAATCGCGCGCGGGCCGAAGGGGATCTGA
- a CDS encoding alpha/beta hydrolase, whose translation MAGQVVAFPHRDCPRPEAAEGLELLLAGPEGARPATLLFLHGASAGAWVWAEHAMPAFARAGWRSAALSFRGHGRSAGRAMLHALGLLDYAADVRTALAALDGPVVLVAHSLGALVAQMLLGDPRVAAIVMLAPVPAEGLAAVNVRLPLTDPFLWKEVARMPWLAGGLAPPERLRHALFSARLPDERALAVMARMQPESLRALAEAQWPRPVASARLVGTPALVLGAAKDPLVPEDTVLRTAWFHGADRAMLDHIGHAMMLDAGWEQPVALALAWLEGLCLGR comes from the coding sequence GTGGCCGGGCAGGTCGTCGCCTTCCCCCACCGCGACTGCCCGCGGCCGGAGGCGGCCGAGGGGCTCGAGCTCCTGCTCGCCGGGCCGGAGGGCGCGCGCCCCGCCACGCTTCTCTTTCTGCACGGCGCCTCCGCCGGCGCGTGGGTGTGGGCGGAGCATGCGATGCCCGCCTTCGCCCGCGCCGGCTGGCGATCTGCCGCCCTGTCGTTCCGTGGCCATGGCCGGTCTGCCGGCCGCGCCATGCTGCACGCGCTTGGCCTGCTCGATTATGCGGCCGACGTGCGTACCGCGCTCGCCGCGCTCGACGGTCCGGTCGTTCTGGTCGCGCACTCGCTCGGCGCGCTCGTGGCGCAGATGCTTCTCGGCGACCCGAGGGTCGCTGCCATCGTCATGCTCGCCCCGGTGCCGGCCGAGGGGCTCGCTGCCGTCAATGTGCGACTCCCGCTCACCGATCCGTTCCTGTGGAAGGAGGTCGCGCGCATGCCCTGGCTCGCCGGCGGCCTCGCACCGCCGGAGCGGCTTCGCCATGCGCTGTTCAGCGCGCGGCTTCCGGACGAGCGTGCGCTTGCGGTGATGGCGCGCATGCAGCCCGAGAGCCTGCGCGCTCTCGCCGAGGCGCAGTGGCCGCGCCCGGTGGCGAGCGCCCGTCTCGTCGGCACGCCCGCACTCGTGCTCGGCGCCGCGAAGGACCCGCTCGTGCCCGAGGATACGGTGCTGCGCACGGCCTGGTTCCACGGCGCCGACCGCGCCATGCTCGACCATATCGGCCACGCGATGATGCTCGATGCCGGCTGGGAGCAGCCGGTCGCGCTCGCCCTGGCCTGGCTCGAAGGGCTTTGCCTCGGGCGCTGA